From one Octopus bimaculoides isolate UCB-OBI-ISO-001 chromosome 1, ASM119413v2, whole genome shotgun sequence genomic stretch:
- the LOC106874964 gene encoding frizzled-4: protein MHPAKVITQVSIFRPTYSASSTLRTFIQMVPGKPSMPFQTSLLFISILLLGFLPSSKPSLVTGEVVRTCDPIEIPTCKRQGYNVTGMPNLAGDDKQRDAQLQLNTFSPLIQYGCSSQLTFFLCSVFVPMCTDKVKEPIGPCRPMCESVKRKCQPVLQEFGLSWPHILNCSKFPPNNNQDHMCMDGPGEKEEDENKDHLEPDKSDKRPTNPGWKHITTYPHSRPSGSCSHKRHPENYIFVNRTERCALRCGRHDAFTYNDKEFSDVWMAIWSILCFSSTLFTVLTFLIDSQRFRYPEQPIIFLAMCYNIYSIAYIVRLIAGRQNISCDVHREVRREYSILIQEGLENTDCAIVFLLLYFFGTASALWWVILTVTWFFSAGLKWSHEALQVHSSYFHLTAWAIPAIKTIIILIMRDVDADELTGICFVGNQNDNSLIGFVIGPLVFYLFVGTAFLVAGFISLFGIRRQARNGGVKTDKLEVLMVRIGVFSVLYTLPATCVIACLFYEYTNRKDWYSAGSTSKPSIEIFMLKIFMNLIVGITSGMWIWSSKTIHSWRKFVGRFCCKQNERKSIEYSIPSQQYRIISKPTRTIRIDKTKRSKSGSETVV, encoded by the coding sequence ATGCATCCTGCCAAAGTTATTACACAGGTTTCAATTTTTCGTCCAACATATTCTGCATCCTCCACACTTCGGACGTTCATACAAATGGTGCCCGGCAAACCGTCCATGCCGTTCCAAACTTCTCTGTTATTCATCAGTATTCTACTTCTAGGGTTTTTACCGTCCAGCAAACCATCATTAGTTACGGGTGAAGTCGTAAGGACATGCGATCCGATTGAAATTCCGACCTGCAAACGACAAGGTTACAATGTCACGGGTATGCCTAATTTAGCCGGTGACGATAAACAACGGGATGCTCAGCTACAGCTTAATACATTCAGTCCACTTATTCAGTATGGCTGTAGTTCTCAATTAACTTTTTTCTTGTGTTCCGTCTTTGTGCCAATGTGCACAGATAAAGTGAAAGAACCGATCGGGCCATGCCGACCtatgtgtgaaagtgtgaaaCGGAAATGTCAACCTGTTTTACAAGAGTTCGGCCTCAGTTGGCCTCACATTCTCAACTGCTCTAAATTCCCACCAAACAATAATCAAGACCATATGTGCATGGACGGCCCCGGCGAAAAAGaggaagatgaaaataaagatcACTTGGAACCAGATAAATCTGACAAAAGACCTACAAATCCTGGTTGGAAACATATAACAACATATCCACATTCACGCCCTTCCGGCAGCTGTTCTCACAAACGTCATCCAGAGAATTACATCTTTGTCAATCGAACTGAAAGATGTGCCCTACGCTGTGGCAGACACGACGCTTTTACTTATAATGACAAGGAATTCTCCGATGTATGGATGGCCATTTGGTCAATTTTATGCTTTTCCTCGACACTTTTTACCGTCTTGACATTTTTAATTGACTCTCAACGTTTCCGCTATCCGGAACAGCCCATTATTTTCCTTGCTATGTGTTACAATATCTACAGTATCGCCTACATTGTACGGCTTATTGCTGGTCGACAAAATATCTCCTGTGATGTTCACCGTGAAGTTCGCCGGGAGTACTCTATATTGATACAAGAAGGTCTGGAGAATACTGACTGTGCTATTGTGTTCTTGTTGCTCTACTTCTTTGGTACTGCTAGTGCCTTATGGTGGGTAATACTTACTGTAACGTGGTTTTTTTCTGCCGGGCTCAAGTGGAGCCATGAAGCTCTTCAGGTTCACAGTTCTTACTTTCATTTAACAGCATGGGCTATCCCAGCCATAAAAACAATCATAATTCTTATCATGCGTGATGTGGATGCTGACGAACTAACCGGGATATGCTTTGTAGGCAACCAAAACGACAATTCATTAATCGGGTTCGTCATCGGACCCCTTGTATTTTACCTGTTTGTGGGCACAGCTTTTCTTGTAGCTGGTTTTATATCGCTCTTTGGAATACGACGGCAGGCCCGTAACGGCGGTGTAAAAACAGATAAGCTGGAAGTGCTCATGGTAAGAATAGGGGTATTTTCAGTTCTTTATACGCTGCCAGCCAcctgtgttattgcctgcttGTTCTACGAATACACCAACAGGAAAGACTGGTATTCTGCCGGTTCTACGTCCAAACCGAGCATAGAGATTtttatgttgaaaatatttatgaatttaatcGTTGGTATTACCAGTGGCATGTGGATATGGTCGTCGAAGACTATCCACTCGTGGCGGAAGTTTGTCGGACGGTTTTGTTGCAAGCAGAATGAAAGAAAGTCCATTGAGTACAGTATACCTAGTCAACAGTACAGAATTATTTCAAAACCTACACGGACGATTCGCATCGACAAGACAAAACGAAGTAAAAGTGGTAGCGAGACTGTTGTTTAG